The genomic region TAGGCCTGGACCGCGTGAATTTGGCCTCGCTCAGCATCAACTACCGCACCCCGGCGGAGGTCATGACCGAGGCCGAGCCTGTCATCCGCGCCGTCCTCCCGGACGCCAACGTCCCCACTTCCATCCGCACCAGCGGGATCCCGGTCAGCCACGGTGCTGTCGCCGACCTGGATGCCATCCTCGCCGGCTGGCAGGCCGAGCACCCGGAGGGCGTCGCCTGCATCATCGCCACCGAACCGATCGGCCACCCGTCCGGTCCGCGCGTTCGCACGCTCACCCCTGAACTGTCCAAGGGACTCGAGTTCGACCTCGTCGTGCTCGTCGACCCGGAATCGTTCGGCGATGGCATCGAGGGTGCGGTGGATCGCTACGTGGCGATGACCCGGGCCACTCAGCGGTTGGTCATCCTCAACTCCTGATCCACTGCGCACAGTGAAGGCGCGCGGGCGGGGCGGGCCGGAGTCAAGCTCGCTCCACCCGCTACAGGCTGCGCACTTCCGCGGGCCGCTGCTCGCCGGCGGACCACGGTTCGCTGACCGAACGCAGCAGCCGGTCGATCGCCGAGACGTCCCCGACGACGGTGGCGCTGCCGTCGTCGCGGGCGGTCGGCAGCGTGGCCGGATCGGTCAGCAGTGCGCTGAACGTCTTGGGGTCGGCACGCAGTGAGGCGGCAGCGGTCGCGGGCTCGCCGGGCTCCACCGCGACCCGCCCGGACGCCATCCGGACCGTCCACACCCGACCGTCGAGCTCGAGGCGACACGTCGTCGGTTCCGCGGCGGGGTCGGGACGGGCGGCACCGCGGAGGAAGATCAGTACGGAGCTGGCGCTGAGAGCTGCCGGCGCCGGGGGCTCCGGGGCGTCGATTCCCCACTCGCCCAGCGCTGCCAGCATCGGCTCGAGCTTCCGCCCCCACTCGGTCAGTTCGTAGGCCTGCGCGCGTTCGGTCGCGGCCGGCCTCCGGCGGATCACGCCGCGGTGCTCGAGCTCGCGGAGCCGGTCGGCCAGCAGGTTCGAGCTGATGTTGGGCAGCGCATGCCGGAGTTCCGAAAACCGCTGCGGCTCCAGCAGCAGCTCGCGGACGACCAGCAAGGCCCACCGCTCCCCGACGACGTCGAGAGCCCGGGCGATCCCGCAGGAGTCCCGATAGCTGCGGCTCGTTGGCATGTGCACTCTCCTCGTCCCGTTCACTGCGGAACCACCATAACATTCAGTTGTTCTTTACAATGATCAGTAGTTGCTTTTAACAACTCCCTCCGCTTACCGTGGAGCCGTGTGGTCCGCGGCACGGCGATGAGGGGTGGAACCGAATGCGGCAGACAAGTACTCGGTCAGGCGCGCTGAGCCGAAGCGGGACGAACCTCGCTTTGGCCTCGCTGTTCGTCGGCATGTTCGTGCTGGGCAGCGGCGAACTGCTCGTGGTGGGACTGCTGCACCTGATCGCGGTGGATCTCCAGGTCTCCATCCCCGCGGCCGGCGTCCTGGTGACGGCCTATGCGCTGGGTCTGGCCGCCGGTGGTCCGGTCCTGACCGCGCTCACCATCAAGGTGAACAAGCGGACGATCCTGATCGGCGCGATCGCTCTGGTCGTCGTGCTCACCCTGATCCCGGTGCTGACCGGCAGCTTCGGCCTGTTCGTCGCGGTCCGAGCCGCGATCGGAGCGCTGCACGGCCTGTTCGTCGCCGTCGGTTTCGTCCTGGCCATGTCGATCGTCCCGCCGGAGCGCATGGGGCGGGCGATCTCGGTGGTCGTCTCCGGTCTCTTCGTGTCGACCGCACTGGGGGTGCCGCTGGGCACGCTGGTAGGCCAACTGCTGGGTTGGCGCGGCTCGTTCACCGCGGTCGCCGTACTGGGGGTGGTGGCCTTGGTCGCCACGCTGATGCTGATTCCGTCCATGCCCAGCTCGGGCGGCGGCGCGGCCAGCCAGGCCAGGTACGCGTTCGCGCCGCGGGTGCTCGCCGCACTGGTCGTGAACGTCGTCGCGTTCGCCGCCGTCTTCTCGGCCCTCACGTACATCGTGCCGTTCCTGCAGGACGTGACAGGGATCTCCGGCGCGCTGATCAGCCTGTTCCTGCTGGCCTACGGGGCCGCCACCGCGACGGGCTCGTTCGCCGGCGGCCGGTTCGCCGACCAGGACGCGGCGCGGACCTTGATCGTCGGCGCCATCGGGGTGGCGGCCTCCCTGCTGGTGCTCTACCTCGCCGGCTCGATCGCCGTACTGGTGGCGCTCGCGCTGCTGACCTTCGGCTTGTTCGCCATGGGCATGGTGCCCTCGATGCAGTACCGCGTGGTGAGCCTGGCCGGCCCCGGCGGACAGCTCGCGTCCTCGCTCCCGGCCTCCGCCGCCAACGTCGGCATCGCGTTCGGCGCGTACGCCGGGGGCGTGGCGATCGGCGCCTTCACCGCCTCGGCCGCGGTGATCACCGGTCTGGTCATCGCCGTCGTCGCCATCCCGATCGCCTGGGCCGCCAGCTTCCTGAAACCGCCGACGACCGCAACAGCTCTGACTTCCGACCCTGCCTGATCAACCACCACCCGGAGGAACCACATGACTGGCTTGCTGCTCGAGAACAAGAACGCCGTGATCTACGGGGGCGCGGGTGCCATCGGCAGCGCCGTCGCCCGGGTCTTCGCCCGGGAGGGCGCGAAGGTCTTTCTCGCCGGACGGACCCAGGACAAGCTCGACGCCGTGGCCGGCGACATCGCTGCCGCCGGCGGAACGGTCGAAACCGCGCAGGTCGACGTCTTCGACCAGGAGGCGGTCGAGAAGCACGCGAGCGCGGTCGCGGCGTCAGCCGGCGGCATCGACATCGCTCTCAACGCCGTCAGCGTCATGCACGACCAGGGAACCGTGCTGGCCGACCTCTCGGTGGAGGAGTTCATGCGGCCGATCGACGGCTTCCTGCGCACGCTGTTCATCACCACCAAGGCGGTGGCGCAGCACATGGGCAGCGACCGTCCCGGCGTCATCCTCACGCTGTCCGAGCCCGGCGCCAAACTCGCCATCGGCGGCATCCTGGGCCACGGCGTGAGCGCGGCCGGCAAGGAGGCGTTCGCCCGGCTCCTGGCCGCGGAGCTGGCGCCCGCCAACGTCCGTGTCGTCAACCTCCGTCCCCACGCGATCGCCGATGCGCCGGCCGCGGGCTCGTACACCAAGGACCTGTTCCAGCCGTCCGCGGCAGCCTCCGGGCAGTCGGTCCAGGAGTTCCTCGACGGCGGACTGGCGCAGGGCACACTGCTGAAGAGGCTGCCCACGCTCGCCGAGATCGCGGAGACCGCCGCCTTCCTGGCATCGGACCGCGCCGGCGTGATGACCGGCACGGTCGCCAACCTGTCCGGGGGCGCTCTGGTCGACTGAGCCTCCTCGTCCGCCCGGACCGGTGACGCCGGGGTGACGCCGGGGTGACGCCGGCTCTTGGTTGCCTGAGGACATCAAAAGTTTCCAGGTCCACAGAGGAGTCAGCATGAGGAAGACTGCGATGTTGGGTGTTGCGGCGGTCGGGACGATGGTTGTGCAACTGACCGGAGTGGGTTCCGCCTTCGCGGCGCCGGCCGCGGACCCGGCGCCCGTGACCAGCAAGAGTGCCGTGAGCGCCGCCGACGACGGCTACTGGTGCGAGCAGAGCGGCATCAACACGGAGAACGTCGTCGCCACCTGCTACAACCAGACCGATCAGGCGAGGTACGCGCACTTCCACGTCGACTGCTGGGGACTGGGCGACAACGATGCCGACCAGACCAAGTGGGTCGGCCCGTGGGGTTCGGTCAGCTTCGCCCACTACTGCTGGTCGCACGCCCAGAGCATCGAGGCGTACTTCCAGTAAGAGGCGTACTTTCAGTAAGTAGCCGGCGACCGGGTGGCCAGGGGCAGCACGTTCCTGGCCGCCCGGTCGCGTGCGGTTGGCGGGCCGTCGTGATGCGCCAGCTCCACCGCGTACGCCCGGACAAGGTCGTGGAACTCGAACCGCCGGCCATCGACCCGGCTGAGGAGATGCTGGTCCGCGAGAGACTCCAGCACCGGCACCGCGTCGTACGGGGTGGTGCCGAGGAGGGCAGCCGCAGCCGGCAGGCCGAACTGAGAGCCGAGATGCCGGCCGAGGACCCGGAACGCTTGCGCGGCGCGAGGTCCGAGCGCTTGGTACGACCGGGCGAACACTGCCCGCAGGTCCCCGCTCTCGTCACCGACTGCCAGCGCTGCGAGGGGGTGGTGCCGGGTGCGCAGCTCGTCGATGAGCGCCGTGATCTGCGCTTCGGGTGCCGACCCGGAGCGCTCGGCGGCGATCGACAGTGCCAGCGGTACATGGCCGCAGAGGTTCGCCAGCTCGGCGAGGAGATTGTCACCGACGTCCTGAGTCGCGAGCCGGGCCCGCAGCAGGGCCTTCGACTCCGCGGAGGTCAGTTCGTCGAGCGCGATCCGGTCCGCACCTTCCCGAACGGCGAGTCCGTGGAGCTCGTTGCGACTGGTCACCACGGAGAGCGATCCCGGGCCCGGGATCAACGGCCGGACCTGGTCGGCGTTCAGAGCGTTGTCCAGCACGAGCAGGGCCTGACGGTCCGCCAGCATCGTCCGGAGCATCGAGCTGCGTGCCTCGACGTCGTCAGGTATCTGCGCCTCGGGGAGTCCCACTCCGACCAGG from Kribbella flavida DSM 17836 harbors:
- a CDS encoding winged helix-turn-helix transcriptional regulator, which codes for MPTSRSYRDSCGIARALDVVGERWALLVVRELLLEPQRFSELRHALPNISSNLLADRLRELEHRGVIRRRPAATERAQAYELTEWGRKLEPMLAALGEWGIDAPEPPAPAALSASSVLIFLRGAARPDPAAEPTTCRLELDGRVWTVRMASGRVAVEPGEPATAAASLRADPKTFSALLTDPATLPTARDDGSATVVGDVSAIDRLLRSVSEPWSAGEQRPAEVRSL
- a CDS encoding MFS transporter, translating into MRQTSTRSGALSRSGTNLALASLFVGMFVLGSGELLVVGLLHLIAVDLQVSIPAAGVLVTAYALGLAAGGPVLTALTIKVNKRTILIGAIALVVVLTLIPVLTGSFGLFVAVRAAIGALHGLFVAVGFVLAMSIVPPERMGRAISVVVSGLFVSTALGVPLGTLVGQLLGWRGSFTAVAVLGVVALVATLMLIPSMPSSGGGAASQARYAFAPRVLAALVVNVVAFAAVFSALTYIVPFLQDVTGISGALISLFLLAYGAATATGSFAGGRFADQDAARTLIVGAIGVAASLLVLYLAGSIAVLVALALLTFGLFAMGMVPSMQYRVVSLAGPGGQLASSLPASAANVGIAFGAYAGGVAIGAFTASAAVITGLVIAVVAIPIAWAASFLKPPTTATALTSDPA
- a CDS encoding SDR family NAD(P)-dependent oxidoreductase; amino-acid sequence: MTGLLLENKNAVIYGGAGAIGSAVARVFAREGAKVFLAGRTQDKLDAVAGDIAAAGGTVETAQVDVFDQEAVEKHASAVAASAGGIDIALNAVSVMHDQGTVLADLSVEEFMRPIDGFLRTLFITTKAVAQHMGSDRPGVILTLSEPGAKLAIGGILGHGVSAAGKEAFARLLAAELAPANVRVVNLRPHAIADAPAAGSYTKDLFQPSAAASGQSVQEFLDGGLAQGTLLKRLPTLAEIAETAAFLASDRAGVMTGTVANLSGGALVD
- a CDS encoding AfsR/SARP family transcriptional regulator, giving the protein MRFGELLAAVPLEPDPGGQRRLLAEALQLWRGAPFEGVGSQWLDEVESTRMVELYVSAREHWVDLDLAAGRHDAAVAELREVTARYPLREALWSRLLLALRLSGRQAEALACYEEVRVLLADQLGVDPGPELKRQYSELLHSGQPAPAPDSGSSAAAEDNTPAPDHPPAAVPRQLPAARGVFVGRGRELRVMDELFDSAADEPAEPEMIVLHGLGGIGKTALALHWVHSVRERFPDGQLFIDLQGYGPGEPVDPASALHSLLVGVGLPEAQIPDDVEARSSMLRTMLADRQALLVLDNALNADQVRPLIPGPGSLSVVTSRNELHGLAVREGADRIALDELTSAESKALLRARLATQDVGDNLLAELANLCGHVPLALSIAAERSGSAPEAQITALIDELRTRHHPLAALAVGDESGDLRAVFARSYQALGPRAAQAFRVLGRHLGSQFGLPAAAALLGTTPYDAVPVLESLADQHLLSRVDGRRFEFHDLVRAYAVELAHHDGPPTARDRAARNVLPLATRSPATY